The following coding sequences lie in one Halorarum halophilum genomic window:
- the hemA gene encoding glutamyl-tRNA reductase, translated as MTEAGVIRGISVSHSNADIDEIESVGGGPVREVVSDLLGRDGVSEAFAIRTCNRVEAYVVANDASTGGRVLEDFAPEIRDDAVVHLDHEAALRHLMRVAAGLESLVLGEDQILGQLKRSVAESRRAGGVGSMLDDVLTKAIHVGERARTETAINEGSLSLGSAAVDLAARETDLAGATAAVLGAGEMGTLAARALADGGVEKVVVANRTVPHATHVAAELDVPAEAVGLDDAPEAAREADVLIAATGADGPVLGAAELAAAGETVCIDLGQPRDINPAAATDDVAVHDLDDLEAVTAETRAYRRAEAQEVEAMIDAELDRLLASFKRKRADEAISAMYEGAERTKERELERALTKLEAQGELTDEQRDTVRALADALVGQLLAAPTKSLREAALEDDWDTIHTAMRLFDPQFDAVGVEPSEDASGPPERVRERLSDD; from the coding sequence ATGACTGAGGCCGGCGTCATTCGCGGTATCAGCGTCAGCCACTCGAACGCCGACATCGATGAGATCGAGTCGGTCGGCGGCGGCCCCGTCCGCGAGGTCGTCTCGGACCTGCTCGGCCGCGACGGGGTCTCGGAGGCGTTCGCCATCCGGACCTGCAACCGGGTGGAGGCGTACGTCGTCGCCAACGACGCGTCGACCGGCGGCCGCGTCCTGGAGGACTTCGCGCCGGAGATCCGCGACGATGCGGTCGTCCACCTCGACCACGAGGCGGCGCTCCGGCACCTGATGCGCGTCGCCGCCGGACTGGAGTCGCTCGTGCTCGGCGAGGACCAGATCCTCGGGCAGCTGAAGCGTTCCGTCGCCGAGTCCCGCCGGGCGGGCGGCGTCGGATCGATGCTCGACGACGTGCTCACGAAGGCGATCCACGTCGGCGAGCGCGCCCGCACCGAGACGGCGATCAACGAGGGCTCGCTGTCGCTCGGCTCGGCGGCGGTCGACCTCGCGGCGCGGGAGACCGACCTCGCGGGCGCCACCGCGGCCGTGCTCGGCGCCGGCGAGATGGGGACGCTCGCGGCGCGCGCGCTCGCCGACGGCGGCGTCGAGAAGGTCGTCGTCGCCAACCGGACCGTCCCGCACGCGACCCACGTCGCGGCCGAACTCGACGTGCCGGCCGAGGCCGTGGGGTTGGACGACGCCCCCGAGGCGGCCCGCGAGGCGGATGTACTCATCGCGGCCACGGGCGCGGACGGCCCGGTCCTCGGCGCGGCGGAACTGGCCGCAGCGGGGGAGACGGTGTGTATCGACCTCGGCCAGCCGCGCGACATCAACCCCGCGGCGGCGACCGACGACGTGGCGGTCCACGACCTCGACGACCTCGAGGCCGTGACTGCCGAGACGCGCGCGTACCGCCGCGCCGAGGCCCAGGAGGTTGAGGCGATGATCGACGCCGAACTCGACCGGCTGCTCGCGTCGTTCAAGCGCAAGCGCGCCGACGAGGCCATCTCGGCGATGTACGAGGGTGCCGAGCGCACGAAGGAGCGCGAACTGGAACGGGCGCTCACGAAACTCGAGGCCCAGGGAGAACTCACGGACGAGCAGCGCGACACCGTCAGGGCCCTCGCGGACGCGCTCGTCGGTCAACTCCTCGCCGCCCCCACGAAGAGCCTCCGCGAGGCCGCGCTCGAGGACGACTGGGACACCATCCACACCGCGATGCGCCTGTTCGACCCCCAGTTCGACGCGGTCGGAGTGGAGCCGAGCGAGGACGCGAGCGGCCCGCCGGAGCGCGTCCGCGAACGGCTCTCGGACGACTGA
- a CDS encoding DUF7260 family protein: MNNAGGGVGRLSTSSVEESVESACFAAQCGNPDLAAAVAVLCLTAVFLLLSGVVLDRLMDAREAVETERTRTRAERDAFDQFRQRVAKLDSTEPRPPDPTPGGGGVMALAGGSVADDTALTDARRAYRETVMSTAHYEEEYDETLGENVAEEFSETVASALANGETLTPQLHSALATGADRARSERDELLAALDREEATLEAATEALEPAASAAEGIRESDLDRSTYADLIADFERAEWHEREVESLLADRQTAVHERESERPYWYEYLYGSLPSPYPVLAAGTNTLAALAEAKDDLAGAASNR; the protein is encoded by the coding sequence ATGAACAACGCGGGTGGCGGCGTCGGCAGGCTCTCCACCTCCTCCGTCGAGGAGAGCGTGGAGTCCGCCTGTTTCGCCGCCCAGTGTGGGAACCCCGACCTCGCCGCGGCAGTGGCGGTGCTGTGTCTCACTGCCGTCTTCCTCCTGCTCTCGGGCGTCGTCCTCGACAGGCTGATGGACGCACGCGAGGCCGTCGAGACGGAGCGAACCCGGACGCGCGCCGAGCGGGACGCCTTCGACCAGTTCCGACAGCGCGTCGCGAAACTCGACTCGACCGAGCCGCGCCCGCCCGACCCGACGCCCGGCGGAGGGGGGGTGATGGCCCTGGCCGGCGGCTCGGTCGCCGACGACACGGCCCTGACGGACGCCCGGCGCGCCTACCGCGAGACGGTGATGTCGACGGCCCACTACGAGGAGGAGTACGACGAGACGCTCGGGGAGAACGTGGCCGAGGAGTTCTCCGAGACCGTCGCCAGCGCGCTCGCGAACGGCGAGACGCTCACGCCGCAGCTACACTCGGCGCTCGCAACCGGCGCCGACCGCGCGCGGAGCGAACGGGACGAGCTCCTCGCCGCCCTCGACCGCGAGGAGGCGACGCTCGAGGCGGCGACTGAGGCGCTCGAACCCGCCGCGTCGGCCGCGGAGGGGATCCGAGAGTCGGACCTCGACCGGTCGACCTACGCCGACCTCATCGCGGACTTCGAGCGCGCGGAGTGGCACGAACGGGAGGTGGAGTCGCTGCTCGCGGACCGGCAGACGGCCGTCCACGAGCGGGAGTCCGAGCGCCCGTACTGGTACGAATACCTGTACGGAAGCCTCCCGTCGCCGTACCCCGTGCTCGCTGCGGGAACCAACACGCTGGCGGCGCTCGCGGAAGCGAAGGACGACCTGGCCGGCGCGGCGAGCAACCGCTGA
- a CDS encoding 4a-hydroxytetrahydrobiopterin dehydratase, producing the protein MADLLDDDEISDRLPAGWEREGDEIVRTFEFDSYLEGVGFAAGAGGLAEEAFHHPELTISWQEVEVRLTSHEEGGITDQDVDLAERFNELAD; encoded by the coding sequence ATGGCAGACCTGCTCGACGACGACGAGATATCGGACCGGCTGCCCGCCGGCTGGGAGCGGGAGGGAGACGAGATCGTTCGCACCTTCGAGTTCGACTCCTACCTCGAGGGGGTGGGCTTCGCCGCCGGCGCGGGCGGGCTGGCCGAGGAGGCGTTCCACCACCCGGAGCTGACCATCAGCTGGCAGGAGGTCGAGGTACGCCTGACCTCCCACGAGGAGGGCGGCATCACCGATCAGGACGTCGACCTCGCGGAACGGTTCAACGAACTCGCGGACTGA
- the lwrS gene encoding LWR-salt protein: MEAAYVFRVRFTLSPRSIRLDPDEFETTARVPAPTPGEEGWLLFRDSLWRGEANDADHARNLVEDRLSGGVEVLSATFREFETDEAYLDALKEEMGRDLAAFRAESVTEALHKYFGSSIHVR; this comes from the coding sequence ATGGAGGCGGCGTACGTGTTCCGGGTCCGGTTCACCCTCTCGCCGCGCAGCATCCGGCTCGACCCCGACGAGTTCGAGACCACGGCCAGGGTGCCGGCGCCGACGCCCGGCGAGGAGGGCTGGCTGCTGTTCCGCGATTCCCTCTGGCGGGGCGAGGCCAACGACGCGGACCACGCGCGGAACCTCGTCGAGGATCGGCTCTCCGGGGGCGTGGAGGTGCTGTCCGCGACGTTCCGCGAGTTCGAGACCGACGAGGCGTACCTGGACGCGCTGAAGGAGGAGATGGGGCGGGACCTGGCCGCGTTTCGGGCGGAGTCCGTCACCGAGGCGCTGCACAAGTACTTCGGCTCCTCGATCCACGTTCGGTGA
- a CDS encoding HAD family hydrolase — protein MVPDAYDFWLFDLDGTVVDADWAYTREVFDRVGDSLGLEFTDRQAEVLWHGLEGSRDVKLREWGIDPAEFWPAFHAVEDPRTRAEATYLHEDAARLLGSLHEREIPVGVVTHCAEFLAQPVVEHLDLTDWFDVFLACSEDTGWKPDPAPVEQTMSALGVDPTTQRGVLLGDGASDVGAAWNAGLDAIHVERHGYTRRGRCVRADHRVTSFDELPRGSDVDWDVRVDSSGTTGLEAGDLGS, from the coding sequence ATGGTCCCTGACGCGTACGACTTCTGGCTGTTCGACCTGGACGGAACCGTGGTCGACGCCGACTGGGCGTACACCCGCGAGGTGTTCGACCGGGTCGGCGATAGCCTCGGCCTCGAGTTCACCGACCGCCAGGCCGAGGTGCTCTGGCACGGCCTCGAAGGGTCGCGCGACGTGAAACTCCGCGAGTGGGGAATCGACCCTGCGGAGTTCTGGCCCGCGTTCCACGCCGTCGAGGACCCCCGGACCCGTGCCGAGGCGACGTACCTCCACGAGGACGCCGCACGCCTGCTGGGCTCGCTCCACGAGCGCGAGATCCCGGTCGGCGTCGTCACCCACTGCGCCGAGTTCCTCGCCCAGCCGGTCGTCGAGCACCTCGACCTGACAGACTGGTTTGACGTCTTCCTCGCCTGCTCGGAGGACACGGGCTGGAAACCCGACCCGGCACCCGTCGAGCAGACGATGTCGGCGCTCGGCGTCGACCCGACCACCCAGCGCGGCGTCCTGCTCGGCGACGGCGCGAGCGACGTCGGCGCGGCCTGGAACGCCGGCCTCGACGCGATCCACGTCGAGCGCCACGGCTACACCCGGCGCGGGCGCTGCGTCCGCGCGGACCACCGGGTGACGAGCTTCGACGAACTCCCGCGTGGGAGCGACGTCGACTGGGACGTGCGGGTGGACTCGTCCGGCACGACCGGCCTCGAGGCGGGCGATCTGGGGTCGTAA
- a CDS encoding diacylglycerol/lipid kinase family protein yields MERRVLVRNPVSGNQKRSVQAAGIARDRGFEIRNTEEEGDDIRLAREAAADGAEVIVACGGDGTLNGVVRGVDRAGRLGEVTLGVVPAGTGNGFADNVGIRDVPHAFDVLEDGEARRLDVGMVDDPRDGDDAVDGGGSTPTDGSDDDDPFADGPRPFLNSCVCGLTAEASAETEPELKKRVGALAYVLTTLQQTREFDGVELDIRAGPQGDPIWSGEAVVLLAGNARRFPGQQAHMEDGKLDVLVVEHAPAIDYLANGAIERLLGGDTPYLTRLTVPSLVVDATESRQFSLDGEMVERRRVEISTRERAMTFAVGEEYEPNPTFEEEDSEGVLGP; encoded by the coding sequence ATGGAGCGGCGTGTCCTCGTTCGGAATCCGGTGAGTGGAAACCAGAAGCGAAGCGTCCAGGCGGCCGGAATCGCCCGCGACCGTGGGTTCGAGATCCGTAACACGGAGGAGGAGGGGGACGATATCAGGCTCGCGCGCGAGGCGGCCGCCGACGGCGCCGAGGTCATCGTGGCCTGCGGGGGCGACGGCACGCTCAACGGCGTGGTCCGGGGTGTCGACCGGGCGGGACGGCTGGGGGAGGTCACTCTCGGGGTCGTCCCCGCCGGCACCGGGAACGGCTTCGCCGACAACGTCGGCATTCGCGACGTCCCGCACGCCTTCGACGTGCTCGAGGACGGCGAGGCCAGACGACTCGACGTCGGGATGGTCGACGATCCCCGTGACGGGGACGACGCCGTCGACGGGGGCGGGTCCACACCGACCGATGGGTCCGACGATGACGACCCCTTCGCGGACGGCCCCCGCCCGTTCCTGAACTCCTGCGTCTGCGGGCTGACGGCTGAGGCCAGCGCGGAGACCGAGCCGGAACTGAAGAAGCGCGTCGGCGCCCTCGCCTACGTCCTCACCACGCTCCAGCAGACGCGGGAGTTCGACGGCGTGGAACTCGACATCCGTGCCGGACCCCAGGGCGACCCGATCTGGTCGGGCGAGGCCGTCGTGCTGCTGGCGGGGAACGCCCGGCGGTTCCCCGGCCAGCAGGCGCACATGGAGGACGGGAAACTGGACGTCCTCGTCGTCGAACACGCGCCCGCGATCGACTACCTGGCGAACGGGGCGATCGAACGTCTCCTCGGGGGGGACACCCCGTATCTCACCCGCCTGACGGTCCCGTCGCTGGTCGTCGACGCGACCGAGTCCCGCCAGTTCTCCCTCGACGGCGAGATGGTCGAGCGCCGGCGCGTCGAGATCAGCACGCGCGAGCGGGCGATGACGTTCGCTGTCGGCGAGGAGTACGAACCGAACCCGACCTTCGAGGAGGAGGACTCCGAGGGCGTACTGGGACCCTGA
- a CDS encoding PHP domain-containing protein, whose product MPEFAVDLHNHSRFFHGFTGRPTPYDPVGLRLHALAARARGLDGLAVTNHDYAYTGNVGLPAVPGIEVSTTRGHVVVVGPDPPRRTTPGELTPVELVDRAHERGCAAILAHPFRKGTARDSDADFDAVELNGKNPEHDVRTMQLADRRGLPVVGGSDAHYPIEVGRAYTTVEADSLAPADVADAIRAGRVSPVSNLGRFHQVIDYGYNAVHRGRRWLRSRRTDAME is encoded by the coding sequence GTGCCCGAGTTCGCCGTCGACCTGCACAACCACAGTCGCTTCTTCCACGGCTTCACGGGACGCCCGACGCCATACGACCCGGTCGGACTTCGGCTCCACGCGCTCGCCGCCCGGGCGCGGGGACTCGACGGGCTCGCCGTGACGAACCACGACTACGCGTACACCGGGAACGTCGGCCTGCCCGCCGTCCCGGGGATCGAGGTGTCGACGACCCGGGGGCACGTCGTCGTGGTCGGACCGGACCCGCCCAGACGGACGACCCCGGGGGAGCTGACGCCCGTGGAACTCGTCGACCGCGCCCACGAGCGCGGCTGTGCGGCCATCCTCGCGCATCCGTTCCGGAAGGGCACCGCGCGCGACTCGGACGCCGACTTCGACGCGGTGGAACTGAACGGGAAGAACCCCGAACACGACGTCAGGACGATGCAGCTGGCCGACCGGCGGGGGCTCCCCGTCGTCGGCGGGAGCGACGCCCACTACCCGATCGAGGTCGGGCGGGCGTACACGACCGTCGAGGCGGACAGCCTCGCGCCGGCCGACGTGGCCGACGCCATCCGCGCGGGCCGCGTCTCGCCCGTCTCGAACCTGGGCAGGTTCCACCAGGTCATCGATTACGGGTACAACGCAGTCCACCGGGGGCGGCGGTGGCTCCGATCCCGCCGGACCGACGCTATGGAGTGA
- a CDS encoding Lrp/AsnC family transcriptional regulator: protein MDDLDRRILNILRRDARTPYTEIADRVGTSEGTVRNRVDRMSADGIIERFTVTTRTGNVKAMVEISVDMNVNTSEVSETLADWEEVDFVWQVSGEEDIVLIVDCVDTRAVNELITRSRELPEVEGTKTRLILDERLG, encoded by the coding sequence ATGGACGACCTCGATCGCCGCATCCTGAACATCCTCCGACGGGACGCACGGACCCCCTACACCGAGATCGCCGACCGCGTGGGCACCAGCGAGGGGACCGTGCGCAACCGGGTCGACCGGATGAGCGCGGACGGCATCATCGAGCGGTTCACCGTCACCACGCGCACGGGGAACGTGAAGGCGATGGTCGAGATCAGCGTCGACATGAACGTCAACACCAGCGAGGTGTCCGAGACGCTCGCCGACTGGGAGGAGGTCGACTTCGTCTGGCAGGTGTCCGGCGAGGAGGACATCGTGCTCATCGTGGACTGCGTGGACACCCGCGCGGTGAACGAACTCATCACCCGCTCGCGCGAACTGCCGGAGGTCGAGGGGACGAAGACCCGACTGATCCTGGACGAACGGCTCGGCTGA
- the carA gene encoding glutamine-hydrolyzing carbamoyl-phosphate synthase small subunit has protein sequence MADAYVALEDGRVFEARARSSGRTRGELVFTTAYTGYEESLTDPSYEEQVLTFSYPLIGNYGVRDERFESDRVHPRAAIARELTDNVAEWLDAEDVPAVDHLDTRELVTSVREEGAMKCGIAAGPDATPEDAREELAECKGMSEHTEIGAQVSTTEPYTVTGGGEYDVALLDCGAKGSIASSLAERGADVHVLPYDADPADVADLDPDVLFVSNGPGDPANFGETQALVEEFTGEVPLAGICLGQQIIARAFDGDTEKMPFGHRGVNQPVRDLDSGKVVMTTQNHGYSVADPGMLEVTQVNVNDDTAEGLASEEYDVVTRQYHPEANPGPHDSLDFFDEVIALANSSRSPVVAD, from the coding sequence ATGGCGGACGCCTACGTCGCGCTGGAGGACGGACGTGTGTTCGAAGCACGCGCCCGTTCGTCCGGCCGCACACGTGGTGAACTGGTGTTCACGACCGCGTACACGGGGTACGAGGAGTCGCTGACGGACCCCTCCTACGAGGAGCAGGTCCTCACGTTCTCCTACCCCCTGATCGGGAACTACGGCGTCCGAGACGAGCGATTCGAGTCCGATCGCGTCCACCCGCGTGCGGCAATCGCCCGCGAGCTGACCGACAACGTCGCCGAGTGGCTCGACGCGGAGGACGTCCCGGCGGTGGACCACCTCGATACCCGCGAACTCGTCACGTCCGTCCGCGAGGAGGGCGCGATGAAGTGCGGCATCGCGGCCGGCCCGGACGCGACCCCCGAGGACGCCCGCGAGGAACTCGCCGAGTGCAAGGGGATGAGCGAGCACACGGAGATCGGCGCGCAGGTCTCGACGACCGAGCCCTACACCGTCACGGGCGGCGGCGAGTACGACGTCGCGCTGCTGGACTGCGGCGCGAAGGGCTCCATCGCCTCCTCGCTCGCGGAGCGCGGCGCCGACGTGCACGTCCTCCCGTACGACGCCGACCCGGCGGACGTGGCCGACCTCGACCCGGACGTGCTATTCGTCTCGAACGGGCCGGGCGACCCGGCGAACTTCGGCGAGACGCAGGCGCTCGTCGAGGAGTTCACGGGCGAGGTGCCGCTGGCCGGCATCTGTCTCGGCCAGCAGATCATCGCCCGCGCGTTCGACGGCGACACGGAGAAGATGCCGTTCGGCCACCGCGGCGTGAACCAGCCGGTGCGGGACCTCGACTCAGGGAAGGTCGTGATGACGACACAGAACCACGGCTACTCGGTCGCCGACCCCGGCATGCTGGAGGTCACCCAGGTGAACGTCAACGACGACACCGCCGAGGGTCTCGCGAGCGAGGAGTACGACGTGGTCACCCGGCAGTACCACCCCGAGGCGAACCCCGGCCCGCACGACTCGCTCGACTTCTTCGACGAGGTGATCGCGCTGGCGAACTCGTCGCGCTCGCCGGTCGTGGCTGACTAA
- a CDS encoding Rieske (2Fe-2S) protein, with translation MADAFHEAVPLDELKEDGRALMQAEGTPIALFYHEGEVRAVNNRCPHMGFPLTEGSVDEGVLTCHWHHARFELSCGDTFDPWADDVDTYPTEIRDGVVYVNPEPTRSEPPAVHWRGRLEDGLEQNLSLVLAKSAVALQDAGVDPAESVETGVLFGTRYREGGWGPGLTILVALANRLPDLADDDRKRALFHGLTEVANDCANEPPKFDQEEFEARDVPFSRLKSWFRENVEVRDADGAERVLRTAVAEGCDEAQLTELLVSAATDHRYLDTGHAFDFLNKATEALDLIGWNHEHADDVLASLVRGLANANRAEERSSWRQPVDLAAMCEDSFGRLDDLVAEGEGESWDAPDDLTERLHSADPEVVFDALESAIREGATVEELAGAVTHAAGKRVAQFSTGNEFNDWNTVHHTFTFANAVHRAAERTDATELYRGVFDAAVNVYLDRFLNTPPAPEPSVEPDADPEEALEQLLLCFEQQGEVNAAGAHAAHFLDGGGDPTELKAELGHALLREDAGFHTFQAYEAACRQFDHRYDDGAGAVSPEARDVLVAAARYMAAHFPTRREREQTFSIAARLLRGEKLHGEESEADPDVEATADD, from the coding sequence ATGGCAGACGCCTTCCACGAGGCCGTACCGCTCGACGAACTGAAGGAGGACGGACGGGCGCTGATGCAGGCCGAGGGCACGCCCATCGCGCTGTTCTACCACGAGGGCGAGGTCCGCGCGGTCAACAACCGCTGTCCCCACATGGGGTTCCCGCTCACCGAAGGGAGCGTCGACGAGGGCGTGCTGACGTGCCACTGGCACCACGCCCGGTTCGAACTCTCCTGTGGCGACACGTTCGACCCGTGGGCCGACGACGTCGACACCTACCCGACCGAGATCCGGGACGGGGTGGTGTACGTGAACCCCGAACCGACGCGATCTGAGCCGCCGGCGGTCCACTGGCGCGGACGACTGGAGGACGGACTCGAACAGAACCTGAGCCTCGTGCTCGCCAAGTCGGCCGTCGCGCTCCAGGACGCCGGCGTCGACCCGGCCGAGAGCGTCGAGACCGGCGTGTTGTTCGGCACGCGCTACCGCGAGGGCGGGTGGGGACCGGGGCTCACCATCCTCGTCGCGCTGGCGAACCGGCTCCCGGACCTCGCCGACGATGACCGCAAGCGCGCGCTGTTCCACGGGCTCACGGAGGTGGCGAACGACTGCGCGAACGAGCCCCCGAAGTTCGACCAGGAGGAGTTCGAGGCCCGTGACGTCCCGTTCTCGCGGCTGAAGTCCTGGTTCCGCGAGAACGTCGAGGTCCGCGACGCCGACGGCGCCGAGCGCGTCCTCCGCACTGCGGTCGCCGAGGGCTGTGACGAGGCCCAGCTCACGGAACTGCTCGTCTCGGCCGCGACCGACCACCGCTACCTCGACACCGGGCACGCCTTCGACTTCCTGAACAAGGCGACCGAGGCGCTCGACCTGATCGGCTGGAACCACGAGCACGCCGACGACGTGCTCGCCTCCCTGGTCCGCGGGCTGGCGAACGCGAACCGGGCAGAGGAGCGCTCCTCGTGGCGCCAGCCGGTGGACCTCGCGGCGATGTGCGAGGACTCGTTCGGCCGCCTCGACGACCTCGTCGCGGAGGGGGAGGGGGAGTCGTGGGACGCCCCCGACGACCTCACCGAGCGCCTCCACTCGGCGGACCCGGAGGTCGTCTTCGACGCGCTCGAATCGGCGATCCGCGAGGGGGCCACCGTCGAGGAACTGGCCGGCGCCGTGACCCACGCGGCGGGCAAGCGCGTCGCGCAGTTCTCGACGGGCAACGAGTTCAACGACTGGAACACGGTCCACCACACGTTCACGTTCGCGAACGCGGTCCACCGCGCCGCGGAGCGGACCGACGCGACGGAACTCTACCGGGGAGTGTTCGACGCCGCCGTGAACGTCTATCTCGACCGGTTCCTCAACACCCCGCCGGCGCCCGAGCCGTCGGTCGAACCCGACGCGGACCCCGAGGAGGCGCTCGAACAGCTGTTGCTCTGCTTCGAGCAGCAGGGCGAGGTGAACGCCGCGGGCGCCCACGCCGCGCACTTCCTCGACGGCGGCGGCGACCCGACGGAGCTGAAAGCCGAACTGGGACATGCGTTGCTGCGCGAGGACGCGGGCTTTCACACGTTCCAGGCGTACGAGGCGGCGTGTCGGCAGTTCGACCACCGATACGACGACGGTGCCGGTGCGGTGTCCCCGGAGGCCCGCGACGTGCTCGTCGCCGCCGCGCGCTACATGGCCGCCCACTTCCCGACACGCCGCGAGCGCGAGCAGACGTTCAGCATCGCGGCGCGGTTGCTCCGGGGCGAGAAATTGCACGGCGAGGAGTCGGAGGCCGACCCCGACGTGGAGGCGACCGCCGACGATTAG
- a CDS encoding AzlC family ABC transporter permease, translating to MDTRLADFSAGVRDTLPLLLGIVPFALVAGVAGVESGLTPLQTVGMSVFIFAGASQLAAMDLLGRDAALGVVVLTAVVINLRMMMYSASIAPHFRALSTRVRAGCAYLLTDQAYALAIARYTDEDEDVRKPFYYLGVGATLWVVWQAGTVVGVVFGAGVPDAWRLEFAVPLVFLALLVPVLSSRPRIVAGLVAAAVAVLAAGLPFNAGLIVGAVVGVVAGIGAKRLGLAAGGGA from the coding sequence ATGGACACGCGACTCGCCGACTTCAGCGCGGGCGTCAGGGACACCCTCCCACTGCTGCTCGGCATCGTTCCCTTCGCGCTCGTCGCCGGCGTCGCGGGCGTCGAGTCCGGGTTGACGCCGCTCCAGACCGTCGGGATGTCCGTCTTCATCTTCGCCGGGGCGTCCCAGCTCGCCGCGATGGACCTGCTCGGCCGCGACGCCGCGCTCGGGGTAGTCGTGCTCACGGCCGTCGTCATCAACCTCCGGATGATGATGTACTCGGCGTCCATCGCCCCCCACTTCCGGGCCCTCTCGACGCGGGTCCGGGCGGGCTGTGCGTACCTGCTCACCGACCAGGCGTACGCGCTCGCCATCGCGCGCTACACCGACGAGGACGAGGACGTTCGCAAGCCGTTCTACTACCTCGGCGTCGGCGCGACCCTCTGGGTCGTCTGGCAGGCGGGCACTGTCGTCGGAGTCGTCTTCGGCGCCGGCGTCCCCGACGCCTGGCGGCTCGAATTCGCCGTGCCGCTCGTGTTCCTCGCGCTGCTCGTGCCCGTCCTCTCGAGTCGGCCGCGGATCGTCGCCGGCCTCGTTGCCGCGGCGGTCGCCGTGCTCGCGGCGGGTCTCCCGTTCAACGCGGGGCTCATCGTCGGCGCGGTCGTCGGCGTCGTCGCCGGAATCGGAGCCAAGCGGCTCGGCCTCGCGGCCGGTGGTGGGGCGTGA
- a CDS encoding AzlD domain-containing protein — protein MTTSYGPAAVWTVILLAGIATYAIRLSFIHLFGRIEGVPPALERALTFVPPAVLAALVAPDFVPASATLGALADPTIGGGATAVVAAWYTEDVLWTVAAGMAGLHVARFLL, from the coding sequence GTGACGACCAGTTACGGCCCGGCCGCCGTCTGGACGGTCATCCTCCTCGCCGGAATCGCGACGTACGCCATCCGGCTCTCGTTCATCCACCTGTTCGGCCGCATCGAGGGCGTGCCGCCGGCGCTCGAACGCGCGCTGACGTTCGTCCCACCCGCGGTGCTCGCCGCGCTGGTCGCCCCCGACTTCGTGCCCGCCTCGGCGACGCTCGGCGCGCTCGCCGACCCGACGATCGGCGGCGGCGCGACCGCCGTCGTCGCCGCCTGGTACACCGAGGACGTGCTGTGGACGGTGGCCGCCGGGATGGCAGGGCTCCACGTGGCGCGGTTCCTGCTCTAG